The Anolis sagrei isolate rAnoSag1 chromosome 10, rAnoSag1.mat, whole genome shotgun sequence genome has a window encoding:
- the LOC132763156 gene encoding transmembrane protein 182-like, whose amino-acid sequence MKIKIAAFLAGILGVLGVLLFLVAFGTDYWLLATETCGGFEPENSTLHAKEVGREAWKEQNEILTFHHEGFFWRCWFFGEDYKETIWNFWFTSQAHPKHCMHGYLFPMPIALGPYPHPSYDATAVYRGFWTALIVLGVTASLVGGFLLVCGVPFVNARFYKVGGGFLLTAGGLFALLIFMFVMWKEFAADLPKYILLERHERCLDGIPVNVYYGWSFMFAAAGVPLVLLSGLLFYLVGHSILKELA is encoded by the exons ATGAAGATCAAAATAGCTGCCTTTTTAGCAGGGATTCTTGGAGTCCTCGGCGTCCTCCTTTTCCTTGTAGCCTTTGGGACTGACTACTGGCTCCTCGCCACAGAGACGTGTGGAGGATTTGAACCTGAGAACAGTACTCTTCATGCCAAGGAG GTTGGGAGAGAAGCTTGGAAGGAGCAGAATGAGATCCTTACCTTTCACCATGAAGGTTTCTTTTGGCGGTGCTGGTTCTTTGGTGAAGATTACAAAGAGACCATATGGAACTTCTGGTTTA CTAGCCAAGCACATCCTAAACACTGCATGCATGGCTACTTATTTCCTATGCCAATTGCTCTTGGACCGTATCCGCATCCGTCCTATGATGCAACTGCAG TGTACCGGGGCTTCTGGACCGCGCTCATTGTGCTGGGAGTCACGGCGAGCCTCGTAGGAGGGTTTCTTCTGGTGTGCGGCGTGCCCTTTGTCAACGCAAGATTCTACAAAGTGGGCGGCGGATTCCTCCTCACAGCTG GAGGTCTATTTGCCCTGCTTATATTCATGTTTGTGATGTGGAAGGAATTTGCAGCTGATCTCCCTAAATATATACTTCTGGAAAGACATGAAAGATGCTTGGACGGCATTCCAGTCAATGTTTATTATGGGTGGTCCTTCATGTTCGCTGCTGCTGGAGTTCCCTTGGTGTTGCTTTCTGGACTTCTGTTTTACCTCGTTGGCCACAGCATCCTGAAGGAGTTGGCGTGA